aggtattcatattttttgcaaaaccaCATTTTACCTGAGTTTAATTAATCCTTCTTGCAGCTTTACAGTAGTCCAAACAAAATACCTGAACTTCGATGAGGAGGGTCGTACTCTTGCCAAAGATGACCTCTTGAAGCTCATCCCAGGGTCCTCTGCCCTCGTATGGATCTCCAACCTTGCTATCAGCAAGGAGTTGCTGGATAAGGCTGGTAAATATTCCATAGCTTTAAGACATCCAAGCTATAATGAATTACGCCCTTGTTGGCTGCCTGGCCTATTTGGCTACCGAAATCGGTAGGTATAAGTATATGAAGCAGTTTGGATACTACAGGATTGATTTATTCGAAAGCGTTATCGAGATCCTGGAATGGATCCCACAAAGTTATAGTTTGATTGTCTATAAGTCTGCAATTTCTCCTTATTTCCTCAGACCATAACCAGATTTTCTAATCgtaaaaaaattatgtaaatacctGCGTACCAATGGCATCGCGTATTTCAGTTGTTATCTAGACATTCGATACTGTTTGTTTCATCTCGTTATCGCAGATTTTATCGAATGATAGACctaaatctataaataaatagaggTGTGCTGGCCCGACCCACAAAATGATGcaatgcaaattattttttttttttggatttaggAGTTGCGTTATATTGAATTCCACAATGAAGATGATCTACCCCTAAAGTAGTCTCCGAACACGCTTATATTTATTGAGTGTCAACTTTCTCCTAAATGCGAAATAACTTCGACTATTCCAtcactactaatattataaatgcgaaagtaactctgtctgtctgtctgttacgctttcacgtctaaaccaatgaactgattttaataaaatttggtacagagatagagttgaccttgagaaagaacataggatagtttttatcccggacttttgaagatttatcttggaaacgcgatataaccgaactctacgcggaagctagtattaaataaattattatatcgcAACAAACATTTTCTTCATCTTTCCTCGTTTCTTTTATTCCGATTTTGCTCAAACATTATTAATATCCCTAGGTCCTCAACTGAAGCTGGTAGCAACAGCCTCAGCAGGCTACAACCACTGCAACTTGGATGAGCTAAGAGCGAGAGGCATCAAGCTCTCCAACACTCCCAATGTGCTGTCATCAGCTGTCGCCGAAATCGCTATCGGTCTCATGCTTGGCGCCGCTAGGCGGTTCACTGAAAACCTGGATCAGGTTCACAGGTAATTAGTTGAAAAGAGGAAAATCACTCTAGATTTGTCTCATCCAAAGGCATTCAAAGGTATAATCAAACAAGATACCTATTTTCGGTGTTTTCTGCTGGTTGGGAGAGCAGATTGTGAGAGAATGTTCGAGTGTCTTAGGTAAAAGTTGCAAAATTTCTGACAGTTACTTCAAATAAATGCTATGTGGTAACTCATGTCGGTATTCCATTTCCAACTCTGTTTTCTTTTTCTCAATGTAAATAatctaattataattaatatgacATCGTTGAATACCAGGGGCGAATGGGAGATCGGTTTCGACAAGGTCCTCGGTCAGGAGATCCGAGGCAGCACTGTGGGCATCATTGGATTGGGAGGAATCGGACAGGCAGTGGTCAGGCGCCTCGCTGGATTCGAGGTTGCCAAGTTCCTGTACACTGGCCACAGGGAGAAGCCTGAAGGTACTTATTCTATATTACCTTTAACCCTTTTATCTAGAGAACCTTTGGAACTGTCAAATTCTTGTATGGGACAAGACAATAAGgccctatagttcggccattcagagaatgcgttcctgacacgtcgcgattgaactgacgacgtaataacattcattgattattgatataataatgttgttttaatgctcctcaattgttaaaacggtaaacaaccagcaaaaatatttttatcgtaactgcaacgccattgcaaagttacgtcgtcagttcaatcgcgacgtgtcaggaacgcattctctgaatggccgaactataatattgttGTATCTTGTGGATAAAGATCTACAAATAATGTTATAACAACCATAAACTTGATCTAGAAGAGCTTCGTCTTTAGGTTAGGTAAGTAAAATTGTAACAAAGAAATGAAGAATACATATAAGGTAGACAAAATCTAAAGGAATCATGTcgattttaagaaaattctctATTTTTCTCTTTCCAGGCAAGGAGTTGGGTGCGGAATTCGTAAATCTAGACACACTGTTGGCGCAAAGCGACTTCATAGTGCTGGCGGTTCCACTGACCAACGAGACCAAACACATGATCAACAAAGACACCTTGGGGAAGATGAAGAGCAATGCTATCGTCATCAATGTTGGACGTGGAGGTAGGGTACCTTAATCCATAgtaaggcggccaaccgtcccgcattctgcgggaccgtcccgcaatgcttgacgaaatcccgttttgaaattattagtaaaatagtcccgcaaaacgttgtatgcgtcccgtatgtcccgcatccctatttttctaccacgcttctacacaacacccacctgcgcgcacgctcaactgtgcaggaacacagattacctataatataatctcgttctctttatttctactgaactcgtgaggcctaatgattttgaaaataagacattagtgcacgctgtgacacgatattgataggttaaattatagctttttgcttacggtttttattttatcagttccgtccgatcatttttcaatgcccccccccccccccccccccccccctttcacgaaaggttaagtcccgcattcagttttcggaaagttggccgccttaatCCATAGGGTCTTTCGATCATAGGCCTCTAGTTACATAGTTagttagttacagcctttttatcgtcccgctgctgggcacaggcctcctctcacactaGAAGGATTGAGGCCGCGTAATTGTTCtattaaatacaaatacaatataacaataatagCATGAGGACCAGTATTCGACAAATAGATCAAAATGTATACGACTGCTTAACGTGAAGTCCTGTGTTACAAGTCCTACCCAGATTCACTGTTATCTAAAATTTCCGATTGCCAATCCTGGAGATAAGATTGGTAATTGCTATCAACCAGTAGCTATTTACAAGATCATGGAAAATAAAGCTCTGACGCAATTTTGCTGACATTTGCAAAGAGCTTAGTTATCAAAACAGCGTAAACCCTTCAAACTTTAATGCTGTTTTGTtgatgtacataaataaatctgGAATTTAAGGAAACAACTAAAACGGATTATAGGAACCTTATTACATGCATTCCTTTTCAGACCTAGTCGACCAGGAAGCCTTGTATGACGCGCTGAAGAACAAGCAGATCTACGCGGCTGGACTTGACGTGACTACCCCGGAGCCTCTGCCCAGAGACCACAAGCTGCTCACATTACCTAATCTATGTAAGTATTGATAATATATACTAATGTCATGACTTGACGCAATTATAGGCTGCCCCCAAGATAGGTACAATAACTAACGATCCTGTACCTAGTTTGTCCAACTGTTTGTGGCGAGATGATGATGGGTATTACGGGAGCTACCAAAACATCAAGTTCTGTCATTGTAAATAAAAGCAACTACCTACTTTGGAAATAAGTCAAAGTAAACAGACTAACTGCATACTAGCCAGCTAGAAGTTTCTGTCCCTAGAAATTGACTGAAACCTCACTTCAGACTCACCAAGTTATTTTTGCCATACCAGCTGATTCCCTTTACTGCAAATATGAATTTGCCATGGATAACTCcttataactttaaacactaatCATGTTCTACCTCAACAGTCGTGCTCCCGCACATCGGTAGCGCTACAGTGCGCACACGCAGCGACATAGGCGTGCTAGCCGCCAACAACGTGGTGAACGCCCTCACAGGAAAAGCGCTCATCACACCCGTCAACCTCTGAATAGTGGCACAGTATGAAAGAAGGTGCAGTTTAAGAGCAAAAAGGTTGTAACATCATACTGGCtgtatgtaatttattattggGATTCagcaatatttcaattaaattgtagaTTTCTTTAtgagatgttttattttaagagcACAACTTGACAAGACATTCAAATTTTTCCAGAAGACAGAATCGCGCACGTTTACGGAGTCACTGCCAAACAAAGCGTTTACAAAGACACCTATCATCTATCTTATAAAgatggatcacaatccatacaaaattgccccacgtcttataacaatgtgacgtatctcaaaaaaagccaaaaatgttttaaaaaatatggcatactctctaatttattttttttataccctCATACAAAAAAATGCTTTCAAAATTGTTCAGGTGCTGTTATTAAAACATCGTtcgtaggactatttatggactattttattaaattattttttagtttgatagggtataccttacaggtggtcccataatcttcaagtcaggatctgatgatggaaaccctgagaaattcagggcaacttttgaaagttgtaggaaagcacagaataaaaacttgactataaggtgtatgtcttataacactatgcaacagtaaagatttggagctgacctgatgatggagacgaaagaaggtcgagggaactcgacaactgaataggtagttcacatattcagttgtcgagttccctcgccctttttaatttttattattcaatatttatgaaagaaaataaaatgttctttaATATGGTTTGAATAAGATTCaattttaagtgttttattttatccatCTCTGATTGTTTTAAGTGTTATGCTGCCAGTACATGATGAATGGCTGTGTTGCCACAAAACTTTAATGTTACCATCCTATAATGAAATGCATTATTTTATAGCTCAagtgtgtaaataaaatgtgcATAGAAATACAAATttggcttttattttatttctgcttATTTAGAGTACTAACTatattataaaagtattaatatttatatacaattaCTTAAGTAATATATAAGTATGATAAGATGTCTGTTCACATAACTACATGACTGAATTTCAAGGgaataatgtaaatttttgtgAGAGCTCTCAAAGTGCCTTCAATTTAATAATGTTCAACACATTCTTTAGAATGGCAACATTATACCACACCTTTCCTTACTGATAAATAAATTTTTCTCTTCagtataaaaatcaaaataataaaaaaatatggctctTACATTTTAAATGGActtaaaatcaaacaaaagaGGTTTAAACTCAAGGTGCGTCTGCCACCACAGCTGCTAAGTCCTTTAAGAATGGTTCTATTTGACTTTCCAGAGACAATATGTGGCCAGTATTACAGTTGTCGCTACCAATAAATGTGATTACTAATGGTAGTTTGTTCATTTGTATCACCTGAAACAGTAAAATTAGGTCATCAGCTGCTAATTACTGTTTTGCAATAATTTGCAAAGGAgtccattaaaaaatataatattaggtCATGAATAATCAAACATAGGGCAGTGAAAGTTATATAGCTTTAAATGAATTCAAAGGGAGTGTAAGATTGTAGAAGTATATAAATTAGCAGAAACATTCTCATTGTATCAAAAAGTTAATGTAagaaaagtactatttttgataaaggtattggattttttgtgaAGGCCACCTTGTGACAacatacttttttaaattatttggtgaATAACAAGAACagttctttattaaattaagaaCTTTTAGAGACTATAATTAACAAGTAATATGCCAAAGTTACAAATGATGGTGTCCATTACCTGATAACTAGAATACATAGATATTATGGTTTTGTTCCTTCCTAGGCCAAGTTTGCTCGCCTGATCAGTCGCCATACCGAATGTGGATATAAAGTTAGGCCTTAATGCTAGCTGAGGGGCCCTCTCCGTTACTGCCCGAACCAAAGGCACGCCATCACGGTCAGTAATAAGTATACAATGCAGCCCATTTACCCTAAAACAATGTTAATACAAGAGAATTTATACGTACAATATTTTCTCTTGTCGCATAAAAAATACTGTCATGCGTATACTAACTTCTCCAGCAAGTGGTTTAGATACTTCCTCAGGTCGTCAACCATGGTTCAgggtttaattaattagttatttGGGTATCTGACTAATCAAAACAATCTGAAATTGCTATTAGGAAAGTGACAGTCTGTTAATGAAAAAGACAGCTGACATCTGCCATTGGACAAAACATGACCATAGACAAACAAATGTCTCTTTTTTGATTGGGAAATCATACATTCAGTAGGATTCCTTACTACATAGATGGACTGGTAGCTTTTGTTGTTCACATTTACCACTCAAGAAAATCcaataatctaaaaaaaacattacgaaAGTGAAATAAGGCAAAGTCAAGTCATAGATATTCACACcaattaacttttttatcttaTCGTCTTCTATGTTTTAGATTTTAAAGTATCCTGATAGACCCTGTATATACCTTCAAGCGCGCATTTTAtgatatactagccgttttaccacgtcccgtggtaactactgcccgtaccgggataaaatacagcctatgttactcgtggataatgtagctttcgaatggtgaaagaatttttaaaaactgtccagtagtttttgagcctattcattacaaccaaacaaacaaacaaagttttcctctttataatattagtatagatgatttTTGCACTTGTGCTTCAGTTTTCGTACTTTAAATGCATGTGTagtaaataatagttaaaaacaagaaaacatGAGTTTTCAGGGATAAAGGTAAGTGCATACTATCAATATTGTTGTTGACTTCATATCAAATAATCAATATATGtttaatttatcaaataaataagatgAAGTAGTACACATCAAATATTAGTACAAAAGAATTAACATGACCTATGACGTGAGGAAAAGTTGGGCAATAATATTGGCATGGCAGCTGGCAGCagacagaaataaaaacattttacttacttGTCTATAGCCAAAATGGCAGAATCGGATTGACAAGTCGTGCAAttttcgtaatttatttttgggtGCAATAATTATTGCCTTTGTGCTTTTTATGTTTTCCGTCTTACTTTATAaggcataaaatatatattttgcatTGTGTTAAAATAACTGTGCTTACCATCATCTCATACGTATGTTGCAATTTCATGAAATATCAAGCTTTGGTATGATaacaaaagatataaaaattCAGCCTTGTCTCGGTATGTGTTCTTTTTCGTCATGTGTGTACTGTCGGGATTAACATAGCATGAGTGGTCACTGGCGCAAAGACTCGGGTATGTATACGTAACTGTCCAGAATCGTGATTTTCGggattgtgacgtcacaaaataGACAAGACGTTATTTACAGTGcaaattaggtaataaaatgttttattgttttcaccGGTGAGTGGCGAAAGATTTGTGTCGCTCCCGTGAGGATAGGATTCGCGGCGAAGCGGTGGGCTTCCGCTAGGATGGGCGGCGATGTCTGCCCCCTCTGAGAGCGCAGCGAGCCCTGCACCGTGCGCATGCACTAATATATCGCTTATGCAATTGTTTCATGAGCTAAAACAGAAATTTCCCGGAGTACCTGATCATGTTGTGTCGAACACGATCGAACTGTACTGTCACGATAAGCAAGCCTGCGAAAAGCACCTCCACAGTGAAGTCAAGGCCTCCCTAACGCACGCCTACCATGCCTCCTCGTCGGCAGCCGCGCGCCAGCTCAATGAACTCAGGCTCAACCTGCCAATCAAGTGCCGCAACCAGCCCATAGTGAAGCATGAAGCTGTCAAGTCCACAGCACTCAAATCTGTCACTTGCGATGGGCCCCAGCAAGCAATATTGAGCACTGTTACTGATACACCTGAACAGCCTAAAGTGAACACTGATGCCAACCAAAATATTGTTGAGACTAAAAATGAGGAAATAATTAGGAATAACAACAATGTGTCTCCAGTCACTGTAATAAACATAGATAACTGCTATGCTAAATACAGTGCGGAGTCTCCTAGCGACTTGGAGCTAACTAACGAGAACTTGAAAGAAGAGAAAATAATACCACCGCAAGAAGAGAAGGTTGTGTCTCCAAAAGAGGAACAAAAAGATCTAGAACAACCAGAAAGTACTAACTACAAGATtttaaaaagtcataaaatcaaaaacaactTACATGAAAGATTAGAAAAGgggaaagaaaagaaaacaatcAAAAAAGAGGAACCACAACCTAAACCAGTAAGCCCACAGGAGAAGCCAAAACGGCCCAACACATTAGATTTCATTAAGCCGAATCCAGATATTGCATTTAAACAGACATTAAAAGAACCAGAAGCTGATACTTGTAGGACTGTGTCACCCGCACCATCTGTGATCAAAACCGAGCCTGTAAAAGAGAGCAAAACAAATACATTCAGGCCAGAGAGGGGATATCCCCTAAACTTGTCAGTTAATGTCAATTGTCATATGGACTTGAGCCGTGCTTATGGTGATCATTGGTTAGAAGATTATGATAGTCCGAGGGCTATAACATCTGTGAATTTAACTGTTTGTACACCAACTTCGAATATGGCTAGTCCTGTGAGAGACACACGGGAGGATGATGGGGGTTTTGAGGGCCACGTGACGGTGACGGTGAGCCCTAGCACGGCGCGTCCGCCGCGGCGTAGGGCGCCGCCACCGCCCGCGCACCCCTCGCGGATTGACTCGCCCAGGCCTACCAGAGCCGCGCCTGAACCGCCTGGATCAGTTACTGTTGGTGAGTTCAtgatttattaattactagctttcAACAAGTTCCAttccctcattataatattgccCGATTCCTTCTTGTTAGGGACACTAGAGAAGTAACATTGTCATGTCATCAATATTTACCATTATTTTAAGTATGGGGAAATGAGTGATGGTACAGAATTTGTATTCTAATTCAATGGTTTCCTCCTTAACTGTGAACCAATAAACTCGGCTAGTTTTGTCAACATTTAGGATCATGTAGTAAGCCTGTTTTTGAAGGCTATCTTGTAGTAGTAAGTAGTATTACATGAGTAATAACACTAAAATAAGTCTTATTTTGTAATCTagtgtttttatttaccttGTACTATAAATGTAGTATGATTCACAAAAACAGTGATAATCTCAATTCAGCTGGACATGACTCAATATTAATCTAATATAGAAGATAATTGATGGCAATACAGGTCTAGATAAAatcataaaagtatttttataaaattaatactgTGCATAAGCAAAATTCTTAAGAACAACAACAATATTGATAAGTCACTTAAGGAAAAATGTAGCTTTATGCTGTTAGGCTGTGACCTGCTATAGTTGCTAATTACAAATTCAAATCATGTTAGTACCGCTAGCTAGTCTTTGGGGGATTTTTGAGTCTGTTCTCATTTGTCTAATGTGTATGAGGAGGACTTTGTAAGAAAACAACATATTTTCAATGCTACCTAAATGCCTCCACAACTACTCCTACCTCTAGTCCTTTTGCAGATACCCGCCGATTTCCACCAGTGTCCACGCCGATATTTTTGCTAGAACCAAAGATAGATTTCGCTTTATTTGTTGAACACTCCTAGGGTTAATGCCCCAGTTCGCTCAAACCCCAGGGCACTATCGCCTTACGTTTTCCAACCAATCACAGTCCATGTGATAGGTTGAACATTTGTACATTTGTGAAAAGTAACAGTAACAGAGCAGCTAGAAGGTGTTCATGCTATTAGCTGCTCCTTTCCTCTTTTCTTGATCAAGTATTCAGTTTCGAACAACTTGCCAAAGCATTTATTAATCTAAGGAATATGATGCCATCAAAAGATGTGATTTTAAATGACCAGCGGaaagtaataaacaaaataaagtcgCTGTTCATCCGTTGTTTTGACAGTAAAGctctaaaaacaacaattagGTATAGTTGCGACAGCGTCTAGTACGCACAGCGCGAGCAAAAAGCGTAGGTGCATAATTTATATTCTCTTATTGTGCACGCAACACGTCGGCAGGTGAAAACTTTTCTAGTTTGTTTGGACAGTATCATATATTCTTCGACAGAATACTGTGTATTTTctaaacttttataataaaattagaagAAACCTATGCGCTATGACTTTCAGAAAGTTGGATCGGCAAATCATAATATGATCAATTTGGGTTGAGAGCGTTGAGACTCGATGTTCAGTTTCGCAATTTTTGGGCTTAAGTTAGCCCTTTTGGCGGGTACGTTATCTACGTATCGGCGAATATATCCTTGCCACCAAACGTATCCTCTagccaatttttattttagtctctTCGAAATAATATCGGAAAAGCAAAGGTGTTCTCAAGATCGATAAATTAGATACCTTCGATTTTTCGCTAAAAACAAAAACCTAGGTAACTCAATTATAGCAATCATCACAATTTCCAATCCATACCCTAAACTTTATAGATCGTGCCTTGATCGAGCGCCAGAAAGAAAGGCTGGAACGCCTAGCAATGGCGCTAGCACAAGAGAAGGGCCGACTAACGCAGCTGACCAAGGAGACGCGGATCCTGGCTGGACCCCCTCCCACCATGTCGGCGACGCAGCGGCTAAGGGACGACGTGGAAAGGCTGCGCAACCAGTGCGGCACTCTCGCCAAGCGGCTGGAGATGACTGGCCACGGTACGACATTATAACTACCCATCAACTACCAAGCACCATAACCACTACTAACATTATTAACTGTAGCAACGTAGGCTTGCCTTTTGAATTGTTGATAACTGAGGGTTTCGACAACTGACGTCATTGGTCGTCACGCACTTATTGAAATGACTGATAACGTTCTATTAATAAGAATATTGAAACTAGTAGTC
This genomic interval from Helicoverpa zea isolate HzStark_Cry1AcR chromosome 18, ilHelZeax1.1, whole genome shotgun sequence contains the following:
- the LOC124639037 gene encoding ragulator complex protein LAMTOR3 homolog, whose amino-acid sequence is MVDDLRKYLNHLLEKVNGLHCILITDRDGVPLVRAVTERAPQLALRPNFISTFGMATDQASKLGLGRNKTIISMYSSYQVIQMNKLPLVITFIGSDNCNTGHILSLESQIEPFLKDLAAVVADAP
- the LOC124639031 gene encoding uncharacterized protein LOC124639031 isoform X2, which codes for MSAPSESAASPAPCACTNISLMQLFHELKQKFPGVPDHVVSNTIELYCHDKQACEKHLHSEVKASLTHAYHASSSAAARQLNELRLNLPIKCRNQPIVKHEAVKSTALKSVTCDGPQQAILSTVTDTPEQPKVNTDANQNIVETKNEEIIRNNNNVSPVTVINIDNCYAKYSAESPSDLELTNENLKEEKIIPPQEEKVVSPKEEQKDLEQPESTNYKILKSHKIKNNLHERLEKGKEKKTIKKEEPQPKPVSPQEKPKRPNTLDFIKPNPDIAFKQTLKEPEADTCRTVSPAPSVIKTEPVKESKTNTFRPERGYPLNLSVNVNCHMDLSRAYGDHWLEDYDSPRAITSVNLTVCTPTSNMASPVRDTREDDGGFEGHVTVTVSPSTARPPRRRAPPPPAHPSRIDSPRPTRAAPEPPGSVTVDRALIERQKERLERLAMALAQEKGRLTQLTKETRILAGPPPTMSATQRLRDDVERLRNQCGTLAKRLEMTGHEPDDAGNFYSNIYTGQRPSSSWQCHMCTFRNHPLLDKCEECDMPRIFVVRAADGITVRLMPGRRKITRSWVL
- the LOC124639031 gene encoding uncharacterized protein LOC124639031 isoform X1, whose amino-acid sequence is MSAPSESAASPAPCACTNISLMQLFHELKQKFPGVPDHVVSNTIELYCHDKQACEKHLHSEVKASLTHAYHASSSAAARQLNELRLNLPIKCRNQPIVKHEAVKSTALKSVTCDGPQQAILSTVTDTPEQPKVNTDANQNIVETKNEEIIRNNNNVSPVTVINIDNCYAKYSAESPSDLELTNENLKEEKIIPPQEEKVVSPKEEQKDLEQPESTNYKILKSHKIKNNLHERLEKGKEKKTIKKEEPQPKPVSPQEKPKRPNTLDFIKPNPDIAFKQTLKEPEADTCRTVSPAPSVIKTEPVKESKTNTFRPERGYPLNLSVNVNCHMDLSRAYGDHWLEDYDSPRAITSVNLTVCTPTSNMASPVRDTREDDGGFEGHVTVTVSPSTARPPRRRAPPPPAHPSRIDSPRPTRAAPEPPGSVTVDRALIERQKERLERLAMALAQEKGRLTQLTKETRILAGPPPTMSATQRLRDDVERLRNQCGTLAKRLEMTGHEPDDAGNFYSNIYTGQRPSSSWQCHMCTFRNHPLLDKCEECDMPRIFVGTSPPRTHDSGFGSFRDRNRRGTLSIEELPVSLTRTQSA